The Chlorocebus sabaeus isolate Y175 chromosome 1, mChlSab1.0.hap1, whole genome shotgun sequence genome includes a region encoding these proteins:
- the B3GNT6 gene encoding acetylgalactosaminyl-O-glycosyl-glycoprotein beta-1,3-N-acetylglucosaminyltransferase has protein sequence MAFPCRRSLTPKTLACLLVGVSFLALQQWFLQAPRSPREERSLLEERSQQEETPEGPTDAPSALTPGPPCVANASANATANFEQLPARIQDFLRYRHCRHFPLLWDAPAKCASRRGVFLLLAVKSAPAHYERRELIRRTWGQERSYGEWPVRRLFLLGTPGPEDEARAERLAELVALEAREHGDVLQWSFADTFLNLTLKHLHLLDWLAARCPHARFLLSGDDDVFVHTANVVRFLQAQPPGRHLFTGQLMEGSVPIRDSWSKYFVPPQLFPGSAYPVYCSGGGFLLSSLTARALRAAALHTPLLPIDDAYMGMCLERAGLAPSGHEGIRPFGVQLPGAQQSSFDPCMYRELLLVHRFAPYEMLLMWKALHSPTLSCDRGHRVS, from the coding sequence ATGGCTTTTCCCTGCCGCAGGTCCCTGACTCCCAAGACTCTGGCCTGCCTCCTGGTGGGCGTGAGTTTCTTGGCACTGCAGCAGTGGTTCCTCCAGGCTCCAAGGTCCCCGCGGGAGGAGAGGTCCCTGCTGGAGGAGAGGTCCCAGCAGGAGGAGACGCCAGAGGGTCCCACCGACGCTCCCTCGGCGCTCACCCCCGGGCCCCCGTGCGTGGCCAACGCCTCGGCGAACGCCACGGCCAACTTCGAGCAGCTGCCCGCGCGCATCCAGGACTTCCTGCGGTACCGCCACTGCCGCCACTTTCCGCTGCTTTGGGACGCACCGGCCAAGTGCGCCAGCCGCCGCGGTGTCTTTCTGCTACTGGCAGTGAAGTCGGCGCCTGCGCACTACGAGCGACGCGAGCTCATCCGGCGCACTTGGGGGCAGGAGCGCAGCTACGGCGAGTGGCCAGTGCGCCGCCTCTTCCTACTGGGCACCCCCGGTCCCGAGGACGAGGCGCGCGCCGAGCGGCTGGCGGAGCTGGTGGCGCTGGAGGCGCGCGAGCACGGCGACGTGCTGCAGTGGTCCTTCGCGGACACTTTCCTCAACCTAACGCTCAAGCACCTGCACCTGCTCGACTGGCTGGCTGCGCGCTGTCCGCACGCGCGCTTCCTGCTCAGTGGCGACGACGACGTGTTCGTGCACACCGCCAACGTAGTCCGGTTCCTGCAGGCGCAGCCACCGGGCCGCCACCTGTTCACCGGCCAGCTCATGGAGGGCTCCGTGCCCATCCGCGACAGCTGGAGCAAGTACTTCGTGCCCCCGCAGCTCTTCCCCGGGTCCGCTTACCCGGTATACTGCAGCGGCGGCGGCTTCCTCCTGTCCAGCCTCACGGCCCGGGCCCTGCGCGCGGCCGCCCTCCACACCCCGCTCTTGCCCATCGACGACGCCTACATGGGCATGTGTCTGGAGCGCGCCGgcctggcgcccagcggccacgaGGGCATCCGGCCCTTCGGCGTGCAGCTGCCTGGCGCGCAGCAGTCCTCCTTCGACCCCTGCATGTACCGCGAGCTGCTGCTGGTGCACCGCTTCGCGCCCTATGAGATGCTGCTCATGTGGAAGGCGCTGCACAGCCCCACGCTCAGCTGTGACCGGGGACACCGGGTTTCCTGA